In Phlebotomus papatasi isolate M1 chromosome 1, Ppap_2.1, whole genome shotgun sequence, the following proteins share a genomic window:
- the LOC129799881 gene encoding integrin-linked protein kinase: MLTVKVSDVILVFYSFPGTFSHHLLHRKHKWNYLLFPAYRFLKSPIMEDIFHWCREGNSIQVRLWLDDTEHDMNQGDDHGFSPLHWCAKEGHSKLVEILLQRGARVNATNMGDDIPLHLATAHGHLEIVMMLLRHKSDVNATNEHGNTPLHYAAFWGYTAIAEELVNHGGLVSLANKDGDTPLDKAKAQLAKRLHDLAVESGQELRKISFKDQSWLGLKTRSRDATLSRYKGINIRDLELHTKLAIPASGETWRGRWQKNDIVAKILNIREYSARISRDFNEEFPKLRIFSHPNILPVIGACNSPPNLIVISQYMPRGSLYDLLHGAVGVVVDTAQAVRFALDIARGMAYLHSLERIIPEYHLNSYHVMIDEDLTARINMGDAKFSFQERGRLYKPAWMSPEALQKKRSDRNWEACDMWSFAICVWELATREIPFADLSPMECGMRIATEGLRVQIPPGTSPYLAKLIRICMNEDPGKRPKFDMVVPILDKMKR, from the exons ATGTTGACTGTCAAAGTCAGTGACGTCATTCTTGTTTTTTATTCCTTCCCTGGAACTTTTTCTCACCATCTTCTCCATAGGAAACACAAGTGGAATTACCTTTTATTTCCAGCCTATCG TTTTCTCAAATCGCCCATCATGGAGGACATTTTTCACTGGTGCAGGGAAGGAAATTCCATTCAGGTGCGCCTCTGGCTGGATGACACGGAGCACGATATGAATCAGGG AGACGATCATGGGTTTAGTCCACTTCACTGGTGTGCCAAAGAGGGCCACTCGAAATTGGTGGAGATTCTCCTCCAACGTGGGGCTCGTGTAAATGCCACAAATATGGGGGATGACATTCCTCTGCATCTGGCCACAGCTCATGGCCATCTGGAGATAGTCATGATGCTGCTGCGTCACAAATCCGATGTCAATGCCACCAATGAGCATGGTAATACTCCCCTGCACTATGCAGCTTTCTGGGGATACACGGCAATTGCCGAGGAATTGGTCAATCACGGAGGATTGGTATCCCTGGCCAATAAAGACGGGGATACCCCTCTGGACAAAGCCAAAGCCCAGCTGGCCAAGCGCCTTCACGATCTGGCAGTTGAAAGTGGTCAGGAGCTGAGAAAGATCAGTTTCAAAGATCAAAGTTGGCTGGGCCTGAAAACCCGATCCCGGGATGCCACTCTTTCCCGCTACAAAGGAATCAATATCCGGGATTTGGAATTGCACACAAAGCTCGCAATTCCAGCTTCTGGAGAAACCTGGCGCGGACGCTGGCAGAAGAATGACATAGTGGCGAAAATTCTCAACATCCGGGAGTACAGTGCCCGAATTTCGCGGGATTTCAATGAGGAATTcccaaaattgcgaattttctcGCATCCAAACATCCTTCCTGTCATCGGTGCATGCAATTCTCCGCCAAATCTCATTGTAATCAGTCAGTACATGCCCCGGGGCTCCCTCTACGATCTCCTCCACGGAGCCGTTGGGGTCGTCGTGGACACAGCTCAAGCTGTCCGTTTCGCTCTGGACATTGCCCGTGGCATGGCCTATCTGCATTCTCTCGAGCGCATCATCCCGGAATATCACCTGAACAGCTACCACGTGATGATTGACGAGGATCTCACGGCCAGGATCAACATGGGAGATGCAAAATTTAGTTTCCAAGAACGCGGAAGACTCTACAAACCTGCCTGGATGTCTCCGGAAGCCCTACAGAAGAAACGATCAGATCGCAATTGGGAAGCCTGCGACATGTGGAGCTTTGCCATTTGCGTCTGGGAATTGGCCACCAGAGAGATTCCCTTTGCCGATCTCTCACCAATGGAATGCGGCATGAGGATTGCCACTGAAGGACTTAGAGTGCAAATCCCACCAGGTACTTCGCCCTATCTGGCCAAACTCATTCGGATCTGCATGAATGAAGATCCAGGAAAACGACCCAAATTCGATATGGTCGTGCCGATTCTCGATAAAATGAAGCGCTAA